One part of the Paraglaciecola sp. L3A3 genome encodes these proteins:
- a CDS encoding marine proteobacterial sortase target protein, which translates to MISIPKVAIIALAVIGLGALQFAVPALTNKTAYSDTSNNTLAAAINTANLKNLLVGDSAEVTRGTLYFTVDNPNASNQTPQTFISPLLKTQVDIQVTGIIARTRLTQTFKNASEDWVNAEYVFPLPENSAVDHLLITVGERKIEGQIKEKQLAQKIYNDAKKAGKKASLVAQHRPNMFSNSIANIAPGESIEISIEYQQRLAIDKQTYSLRFPMTITPRYSPQENQTTELAATPIFTEPTSSADKDEIDLTVNLKSGFEVQQLTSEFHPIKDKRLSDGSHHIQLTGDKVANQDFVLTWQAELGAVPSTSHFSQNVNGHQYGLIMLFPPATSQLTDVTKQQAREVIFVLDTSGSMEGESIAQAKQALILGINQLTEKDTFNLIEFNNQAQNLWQQPKHANANNKQQAITFISELRANGGTEMFSALDLALSATTSTSAEKPSSTILRQVIFITDGSVSNEESLMQKITNDLADSRLFTVGIGSAPNSYFMTEAAKMGKGTFTYIGSTDQVQQKMQVLFTKLEHPALTDINLQLPVKANMQNLEIYPNVIGDLYHGEPLILSYKLNMPSSDKEKFQDISLSAQYQGNAWQTDLTLTAITRQAGLNVLWAREKIAQLSRDKRRARMTPQHSELADKEYQQLITQTALNHHLVSQYTSLVAVDVTPSKPENIKSKNRKVANNLPAGTKNKPKMYIGSLPKTATNAQLNIIIGLILIGLSICMHLLTKRKVKFQQH; encoded by the coding sequence ATGATATCAATACCTAAAGTCGCCATCATAGCACTTGCGGTAATTGGTCTAGGGGCACTGCAATTTGCAGTGCCCGCCTTAACCAATAAAACTGCATACTCAGATACAAGTAACAATACATTGGCTGCGGCCATAAACACGGCAAACTTAAAAAACCTACTAGTGGGCGACTCCGCAGAAGTAACAAGAGGCACCTTATATTTTACTGTTGATAACCCAAATGCCAGTAACCAAACACCACAAACCTTTATCAGCCCCTTATTAAAAACCCAAGTAGACATTCAAGTTACGGGCATTATCGCCCGTACTCGTTTGACTCAAACATTCAAAAACGCCAGTGAAGATTGGGTTAATGCAGAGTATGTCTTTCCTTTACCAGAAAATTCAGCAGTTGATCATCTATTAATCACGGTAGGTGAGCGCAAAATAGAAGGTCAGATAAAAGAAAAACAACTGGCCCAAAAAATCTATAACGACGCAAAAAAAGCCGGGAAAAAGGCCAGCTTAGTCGCTCAGCACCGGCCCAATATGTTTTCCAATTCCATCGCTAACATCGCCCCTGGTGAAAGCATAGAGATCAGTATTGAATATCAACAAAGGTTAGCCATAGATAAACAAACCTATAGTCTGCGCTTTCCTATGACCATAACCCCTAGATATTCACCCCAAGAAAATCAAACAACTGAATTAGCTGCCACACCTATATTTACAGAGCCAACAAGCTCTGCTGATAAAGATGAAATTGACTTAACGGTCAACTTAAAATCAGGCTTTGAGGTACAGCAACTCACCAGTGAATTTCACCCAATAAAAGACAAACGATTGTCTGACGGTAGTCATCATATTCAACTAACTGGCGATAAAGTTGCCAATCAAGACTTTGTGTTAACTTGGCAAGCCGAGTTAGGCGCGGTGCCATCAACATCTCACTTTAGCCAAAACGTAAACGGCCATCAATATGGGCTGATCATGCTGTTTCCACCAGCAACATCCCAATTAACAGATGTAACTAAGCAACAAGCCAGAGAAGTCATTTTTGTTCTAGACACCTCAGGTTCAATGGAAGGTGAATCGATTGCGCAAGCTAAACAGGCACTAATATTAGGCATCAACCAGCTCACCGAAAAAGATACGTTTAACCTTATTGAATTTAATAACCAAGCACAAAACTTATGGCAACAACCTAAACACGCCAATGCCAACAACAAACAACAAGCCATAACGTTTATATCTGAACTTAGAGCCAATGGTGGCACCGAAATGTTCAGTGCTTTAGATCTAGCCCTTTCTGCAACCACAAGCACATCGGCTGAAAAACCATCATCAACAATATTACGCCAAGTCATTTTTATCACTGATGGTAGTGTGTCTAATGAAGAATCATTAATGCAAAAGATCACTAATGATTTAGCCGATTCAAGGTTATTTACTGTGGGCATTGGCAGTGCACCAAACAGCTACTTTATGACTGAAGCAGCCAAAATGGGCAAAGGCACATTCACCTATATTGGCTCGACCGACCAAGTTCAACAGAAAATGCAGGTCTTGTTTACTAAGCTAGAACACCCAGCTTTAACAGATATCAATTTACAGCTCCCAGTAAAGGCCAATATGCAAAACCTTGAAATCTATCCCAATGTCATTGGCGATTTGTATCATGGTGAACCTCTGATACTTAGCTATAAATTAAACATGCCTAGTTCAGATAAGGAAAAATTCCAAGATATTTCTTTATCAGCTCAATACCAAGGCAATGCTTGGCAAACTGATTTAACTTTAACAGCCATTACTAGGCAAGCTGGGCTAAATGTATTATGGGCCAGAGAAAAAATTGCACAGCTTAGCCGAGATAAACGCCGGGCTAGAATGACTCCTCAACATTCAGAGCTAGCAGATAAAGAGTATCAACAGCTCATTACACAAACCGCGCTAAATCATCATTTAGTCAGCCAATACACCAGTTTAGTGGCAGTTGATGTGACGCCTTCCAAACCAGAAAATATCAAATCTAAAAATAGAAAGGTTGCCAATAATTTACCGGCAGGCACTAAAAACAAACCAAAAATGTACATAGGGAGCTTGCCAAAAACAGCCACTAATGCACAACTAAATATAATTATAGGTCTAATTTTAATAGGATTATCAATATGTATGCACTTACTTACAAAAAGAAAAGTAAAGTTTCAACAACACTAG
- the pdsO gene encoding sortase-associated OmpA-like protein PdsO → MKLSINKITATLALTCLLSGNTFATELKAQKKKNELIGFSSGAVVGTLIAGPLGGIVASAFGLLIAEDVNSDAELKLVKNSLQEKDQALVAMRNEYEQAQQVSMVQIASLDQALERSLPEIESSIQFKTASHLLEKHYHPQLDLVAQTLINNPKLSVNLSGFADQRGDQELNQALSEQRSISVKNYLINKGVNSEQVLTYSYGESSLVSSGENFEDDFFDRRVHLKVSDNQSAITATY, encoded by the coding sequence ATGAAACTATCTATTAATAAAATCACAGCCACTTTAGCCTTAACTTGTTTATTGTCTGGCAACACCTTTGCGACAGAACTTAAAGCGCAAAAAAAGAAAAATGAATTGATTGGCTTTAGCTCTGGTGCGGTTGTCGGCACTCTTATCGCTGGACCTTTGGGCGGTATAGTCGCCAGTGCATTTGGCTTATTAATCGCTGAAGATGTCAATTCAGATGCAGAATTAAAATTAGTAAAAAACTCATTACAAGAAAAAGACCAAGCGTTAGTCGCCATGCGTAATGAATACGAACAAGCTCAGCAAGTGTCTATGGTACAAATTGCTTCACTAGATCAAGCCTTAGAAAGAAGCCTCCCAGAAATTGAAAGCAGTATTCAATTCAAAACGGCCTCTCATTTATTAGAAAAACACTACCATCCACAATTAGACTTAGTGGCGCAAACTTTAATCAACAATCCCAAACTAAGCGTTAACCTTTCGGGTTTTGCCGATCAAAGAGGTGACCAAGAACTGAATCAAGCATTGTCAGAACAAAGAAGCATCTCGGTCAAAAACTATCTTATTAACAAGGGGGTTAATTCAGAGCAAGTACTTACTTATTCTTACGGAGAGTCGAGTCTTGTTAGTTCTGGAGAAAATTTTGAAGATGACTTTTTTGATCGTCGTGTGCATTTAAAAGTATCTGATAACCAATCAGCTATTACTGCTACTTATTAA